The Niastella koreensis GR20-10 genome includes a window with the following:
- a CDS encoding BamA/TamA family outer membrane protein produces MPEKLQLEERLINQLDDSVKTQYIYYVGVRRVLEKPPVFDTVNIVRSKLFMTSLLHSLGYFHPEIKDTFHIDTVRKQYRTYITFTVIPGKVLRLDSIGYAFRDSSLQHLAMRQQDKSVIKKNEAYTQQKVSDELDRLLTVFRNNGYYKLNKEDVYAEVDTVVAALIDPTLDPFEQIRLLDSLRKKRENPTINVVFKQHPVKDSSRIKKYFIGKVFVYPDASYEQFDSTKHDTANVNGFQFIYNSHRFRLPFVASNIYLKPGIMYNQRRYFRTINNFTSLGAWQNVDFEIIERKDTSVPILDAKLKLYPSLKQNLNLSLEASRNVSDILTNGQLFGIGVNGRLLNRNAYREAIQTVTSARFGIELGSDFIQTLQASLAHTINFPKFITPIKIKTDSLINPRTVLNLNASYTDRLLLFKSKSFNTSWGYEWVKGRRREDQDQVGQKWRKTWQYIPFNFEYTDVKKSDSLRHLEDTIPSYRYAFNNGLIISQILSLSTGIEKDNKLTLLRGKIEESGGLFGFIKSLDYGSLARFVKIDGEYKHYINYKHSSWAFRFYAGYGFVYGKTDTSTDATQKKIGPENNLPFFKAFFAGGPYSMRAWQIRHLGPGSSTLYENETKNIERFGNMQLEFNTEYRFNLTSIAGIKVNSALFVDMGNIWSKEYDLNKQRVLEASFRFDRLYKDLAIGGGSSLRFDFDFFLIRLDWAYKLKDPAHADENDGWFNDIRLLNGQFQLGLGYPF; encoded by the coding sequence GTGCCCGAAAAGCTGCAACTGGAGGAACGCCTTATCAATCAGCTCGACGACAGCGTAAAAACGCAGTACATCTATTATGTAGGGGTACGGCGGGTACTGGAAAAACCACCCGTTTTTGATACCGTAAATATAGTCCGGTCGAAGCTGTTTATGACCAGCCTGCTGCATTCTTTAGGCTATTTCCATCCCGAAATAAAGGATACCTTTCATATAGATACGGTGCGCAAACAATACCGCACCTACATCACCTTTACGGTTATTCCGGGCAAGGTGCTCCGGCTCGATTCAATCGGTTATGCCTTCCGCGACTCTTCCCTGCAACACCTGGCCATGCGCCAACAGGATAAATCGGTAATTAAAAAGAACGAAGCCTATACCCAGCAAAAAGTATCTGACGAACTGGATAGGCTGCTCACCGTTTTTCGCAACAATGGTTATTACAAACTAAATAAAGAAGATGTGTATGCCGAGGTGGATACCGTGGTAGCCGCCCTGATAGACCCTACCCTTGATCCGTTTGAGCAGATCAGGTTACTGGACTCCCTGCGTAAAAAAAGAGAGAATCCCACCATTAATGTGGTATTTAAACAACACCCGGTAAAGGACAGCAGCCGCATAAAAAAGTATTTTATCGGTAAAGTGTTTGTGTACCCCGATGCCAGCTACGAACAATTTGATTCAACCAAACACGATACGGCCAATGTAAATGGTTTCCAGTTTATTTATAATTCCCACCGGTTCAGGCTGCCGTTTGTGGCCAGTAATATTTACCTGAAGCCGGGTATCATGTATAACCAGCGCCGCTATTTTCGAACCATCAACAATTTTACCAGCCTGGGCGCCTGGCAAAACGTGGATTTTGAAATCATTGAACGCAAAGACACCAGCGTACCTATCCTTGACGCCAAACTAAAGCTGTATCCCAGTCTCAAACAAAACCTGAACCTTTCACTGGAAGCCAGCCGCAACGTAAGCGACATCTTAACCAACGGACAGTTATTTGGTATTGGGGTGAACGGCCGCCTGCTGAACCGGAATGCCTACCGCGAAGCCATTCAAACCGTTACCAGCGCCCGGTTCGGGATTGAGTTAGGGTCCGATTTCATTCAAACCCTGCAGGCCAGCCTGGCGCATACCATTAACTTCCCCAAGTTTATAACACCTATAAAAATAAAAACCGACAGCCTCATAAACCCGCGTACGGTGTTAAACCTGAACGCCTCGTATACCGACAGGCTGCTGCTGTTTAAATCGAAGTCGTTCAATACTTCCTGGGGTTATGAGTGGGTAAAGGGCCGCCGCCGCGAAGACCAGGACCAGGTAGGGCAAAAATGGCGGAAGACCTGGCAGTACATTCCTTTTAACTTTGAATATACCGATGTAAAGAAAAGCGACAGTTTAAGACATCTGGAAGACACGATCCCATCGTACAGGTACGCGTTTAATAACGGGCTCATCATAAGCCAGATCCTGAGCCTGAGCACCGGGATTGAAAAAGATAATAAACTTACCCTGTTGCGGGGTAAAATTGAGGAGAGCGGCGGTTTGTTTGGTTTTATAAAAAGCCTGGACTATGGGTCGCTGGCCCGGTTTGTAAAGATCGACGGTGAGTATAAACATTATATAAACTACAAGCATTCTTCCTGGGCATTCAGGTTTTATGCCGGCTATGGCTTTGTGTATGGAAAAACCGATACCTCTACCGATGCCACGCAAAAAAAGATAGGACCTGAAAATAACCTGCCGTTCTTTAAAGCTTTTTTTGCCGGTGGCCCGTACAGTATGCGTGCCTGGCAGATCAGGCATTTAGGTCCCGGCTCGTCGACCCTCTATGAAAATGAGACCAAGAATATTGAGCGTTTTGGGAACATGCAACTCGAGTTCAATACCGAATACCGCTTTAACCTTACTTCTATTGCGGGCATAAAAGTGAACAGCGCCCTGTTTGTTGATATGGGAAACATCTGGAGTAAAGAGTATGATCTCAATAAACAAAGGGTGTTGGAAGCTTCCTTCCGCTTCGACCGGCTGTATAAAGACCTGGCCATTGGCGGCGGCAGCAGTCTGCGTTTCGATTTTGATTTCTTCCTCATCCGCCTCGACTGGGCCTATAAATTAAAGGACCCGGCACATGCCGATGAGAATGATGGCTGGTTCAACGATATCAGGTTATTAAACGGGCAGTTTCAGCTAGGATTAGGCTATCCTTTCTAA